From one Bacteroides fragilis NCTC 9343 genomic stretch:
- a CDS encoding serine hydrolase translates to MKKNLLILVALLTSATISAQNGGTIMKKYENQLPQAGRGNVHVAYQGKAIDQMIYDFMEEQGIPGMTLAIVQAPYIPRVAGYGVTDLEKGNLAAAKTLWPIGPISQGYAAVAVMQLYEKGKLDLNDPIGKYLKDIPENWKPISILQLMQHSSGIADYRNEKGFDVSADYRPEQLIETVAAIPLAFEPGTDVKQSATNFLLLTSIIEKTGKMPYHDFVKKYQIDYLGLKQTFFGEDLAKVKQEDVTLTGNVHQTFKKNKDYINPSETTTGYVEKEGRLVAAPAVSPTALKGFSDIWASAENVSHWDIGLAGSALIEKPENRDMVYKPTRLANGKVVPAMAGWQFYNHNGLMDIKGNVSGHSAFLSRFTDASELVCVTLLANKEGVDLTNLGRRIAAAFDSDKMGTGANDNLLYTYESQFSVPETMTRIEQTLHTMGVPVFAKFDHGKNAEEVGLQLRPNQVIVFGSPKVGTKLMQDNPSISIELPLKISVWEDKNGSVWATFPQMRTMAAEYGLEAEPVIGKMQELLEKIVIKGASVY, encoded by the coding sequence ATGAAAAAGAATTTATTAATTTTAGTCGCACTGCTGACATCGGCAACGATATCGGCACAGAACGGAGGAACCATTATGAAGAAGTATGAGAACCAACTACCGCAAGCCGGCAGAGGAAACGTGCATGTTGCCTACCAAGGCAAAGCCATCGACCAAATGATTTACGATTTTATGGAAGAACAGGGAATACCGGGCATGACACTTGCCATCGTACAGGCACCTTATATTCCGCGTGTAGCAGGCTACGGAGTGACGGACCTTGAAAAAGGAAACCTTGCCGCTGCCAAGACTCTTTGGCCCATCGGTCCCATATCACAAGGATATGCAGCCGTGGCAGTGATGCAGCTCTACGAAAAAGGAAAACTAGACCTGAACGACCCGATCGGCAAGTACCTGAAAGATATACCCGAAAACTGGAAACCGATCAGTATCCTTCAGTTGATGCAACACAGTTCGGGCATTGCGGACTATCGTAATGAAAAGGGATTCGATGTATCGGCCGATTATCGCCCGGAACAACTGATCGAAACGGTAGCCGCCATTCCGCTCGCCTTCGAACCGGGGACAGACGTGAAACAGAGCGCCACAAACTTTCTGCTACTGACTTCTATCATCGAAAAGACCGGCAAGATGCCATATCACGACTTTGTGAAAAAGTATCAGATCGACTACCTGGGACTGAAACAGACATTTTTCGGCGAAGACCTGGCGAAAGTAAAACAGGAGGACGTGACCCTCACCGGCAACGTGCATCAGACATTCAAAAAAAATAAAGACTACATCAATCCCTCGGAAACGACTACCGGATATGTGGAAAAAGAGGGTCGCCTTGTCGCCGCACCGGCTGTCAGCCCGACGGCACTGAAAGGATTCTCCGACATCTGGGCATCAGCCGAGAATGTGAGCCACTGGGACATCGGACTGGCGGGAAGTGCATTGATCGAAAAGCCCGAAAACCGTGACATGGTGTACAAGCCAACCCGGCTGGCCAACGGCAAGGTAGTACCTGCCATGGCAGGATGGCAGTTCTATAACCACAACGGCCTGATGGACATCAAAGGCAACGTATCGGGCCATTCGGCTTTCCTGAGTCGATTTACGGACGCCTCGGAACTAGTGTGCGTTACCCTACTGGCCAATAAAGAGGGGGTAGACCTGACAAACCTGGGACGCCGTATCGCAGCCGCTTTCGACAGTGATAAGATGGGTACGGGAGCCAACGACAACCTGCTCTATACTTATGAAAGCCAGTTCAGCGTGCCCGAAACCATGACGCGCATCGAGCAGACCCTCCACACGATGGGCGTTCCCGTCTTTGCCAAGTTCGATCACGGGAAAAACGCCGAAGAAGTGGGATTACAACTCCGCCCCAACCAGGTCATCGTTTTCGGTTCACCGAAAGTTGGCACAAAACTGATGCAGGACAACCCGAGTATCTCGATCGAACTTCCGCTGAAGATCTCCGTTTGGGAGGACAAGAACGGAAGCGTATGGGCCACTTTCCCACAGATGAGGACGATGGCGGCCGAATACGGGCTGGAAGCCGAACCGGTAATCGGAAAGATGCAAGAACTACTGGAGAAAATCGTAATTAAAGGGGCAAGCGTATACTAA
- a CDS encoding cysteine hydrolase, protein MEGINTPFVIDEHTAIVMTDPQNDFLSENGLGWGAFGENIQKNGTVENLRRIFEVAEAKGMLVFISPHYYYKHDHQWLFEGPIEKLMHDTGMFERRGQLTGEGFEGSGADWLDLYKPYINEGTNIIVTAPHKLYGPENNDLILQLRKRGVNKVVVCGMSGNLCAESHLRELQERGFEAAVVFDATASAKLPGMDADTAAFINFTLLAEKVYTTDEFVNEMWQR, encoded by the coding sequence ATGGAAGGTATCAATACCCCGTTCGTTATTGACGAACATACAGCGATTGTAATGACAGACCCACAAAACGATTTTCTGAGTGAGAACGGTTTAGGTTGGGGAGCTTTTGGAGAGAATATACAGAAGAACGGTACGGTAGAGAACCTCCGCCGCATCTTTGAGGTAGCGGAAGCGAAAGGTATGCTGGTATTCATCTCTCCACATTATTATTACAAACACGATCACCAATGGCTTTTTGAGGGGCCTATTGAGAAACTGATGCATGACACGGGGATGTTTGAGCGCCGGGGACAACTGACCGGTGAGGGATTTGAAGGTTCGGGTGCCGACTGGCTGGATCTCTACAAGCCTTATATCAACGAAGGCACGAATATCATCGTTACAGCTCCGCACAAACTTTACGGTCCGGAAAACAATGATCTGATTCTGCAACTCCGTAAGCGCGGGGTCAATAAAGTAGTGGTGTGCGGCATGTCCGGCAATCTCTGTGCAGAATCCCATTTGCGCGAGTTGCAGGAACGGGGATTTGAGGCAGCGGTGGTGTTTGATGCTACGGCTTCTGCCAAGCTTCCGGGGATGGATGCCGATACGGCAGCGTTTATCAACTTCACGTTGTTGGCGGAAAAGGTGTATACAACGGATGAATTTGTAAACGAGATGTGGCAGCGATAA